One stretch of Sylvia atricapilla isolate bSylAtr1 chromosome 4, bSylAtr1.pri, whole genome shotgun sequence DNA includes these proteins:
- the LOC136360119 gene encoding toll-like receptor 1 — protein MRSLTNVYVFTCAFTFTLWNNIQPTVEDEFIANYSSSLLTNVPKTIPVHTQVLDLSHNRISGLSTSEFIYLSDLQVLNLSYNLITVLDFSVFIFNENLEYLDLSHNNISKVWCLTLACLRHLDLSFNKFTALPICQEFGNMFHLEYLGLSATMIRMSDFRYIKHLQLHTVFLTLGNFSLYEPQSLTALTTKNLHIDFAANQNFIFPLLYDGMTASENLKIVNLRYTLSYKDFPSPSLMLLKKIKTTVLTLDAVDLQWAIILQIFMLIWYSPVENLTVRNLTFWGPLEEPTEHAFLPLLSSVKQLISLDGSMKTLTLEHVRNKVYYFNQGVLYREFSEMNIANLTINDAYMPHMLCPNKTSLFQYLNFSHNALTDELFQNCGTLTDLKLLILPKNKFESLLKVSFMTSRMSSLQYLDMSNNLLRHDGAAVRCQWSESLSELDLSSNQLADAVFECLPVNVRKLSLQNNQISNVPRGTVELKSLEELNLASNRLADLPECGGFASLQFLNVEMNSILTPSADFFQSCPRVRELQAGHNPFKCSCELQAFIGLERQSGGKLFGWPAAYVCEYPEDVRGTELKDFHLSQLACNTTLLLVTALLLTLVLVAVVAFLCIYLDVPWYVRMTWQWTQTKRRARHDSPGDQGPVLQFHAFISYSERDSLWVKNELIPSLEKGEGCIQLCQHERNFIPGKSIVENIINCIEKSYKSIFVLSPNFVQSEWCHYELYFAHHKLFSENSNSLILILLEPIPPYLIPARYYKLKALMAKRTYLEWPKERSKRALFWANLRAAISINLPISSEANE, from the coding sequence ATGAGATCCCTCACAAATGTCTATGTCTTCACTTGTGCCTTTACATTCACACTGTGGAATAATATCCAGCCAACTGTAGAAGATGAATTTATTGCAAATTATTCAAGCAGTCTGCTAACTAATGTTCCAAAAACCATTCCAGTTCATACTCAGGTATTAGATTTGTCACATAATAGGATATCTGGACTTAGTACCTCAGaatttatttatctttctgACCTTCAAGTATTAAATCTTTCTTATAATCTAATTACGGTACTTGACTTTagtgtctttatttttaatgaaaatttagaATACTTAGATTTATCTCATAATAACATTTCAAAAGTTTGGTGTCTAACTCTTGCATGTCTTAGACATTTAGATCTTTCTTTCAATAAGTTTACTGCCCTGCCCATCTGTCAGGAATTTGGGAACATGTTTCATTTGGAGTACCTTGGATTAAGTGCTACGATGATACGAATGTCAGACTTCAGGTATATCAAACATTTGCAGCTGCACACTGTCTTCCTGACCTTGGGAAACTTTTCATTGTATGAGCCTCAGAGTCTGACAGCCTTGACTACAAAAAACCTCCACATTGATTTTGCAGCAAACCAAAACTTCATTTTCCCCCTCTTGTACGATGGAATGACCGCttcagaaaacttaaaaatagtTAACTTAAGGTATACCTTGAGCTACAAAGATTTCCCCTCTCCATCTTTAATGCTTTTGAAGAAAATCAAGACAACAGTTCTCACACTTGATGCTGTGGACTTACAATGGGCTATCATCCTGCAAATTTTCATGCTTATTTGGTATTCACCTGTGGAGAATTTGACTGTGAGAAATTTGACTTTTTGGGGACCACTGGAGGAGCCAACTGAACATGCATTTCTACCCTTATTAAGCTCTGTGAAACAATTAATCTCTTTGGATGGCTCTATGAAAACATTAACTTTGGAGCATGTTCGTAATAAGGTTTATTATTTCAACCAAGGGGTTCTATACAGGGAGTTTTCAGAAATGAATATTGCCAATTTGACAATAAATGATGCATATATGCCGCACATGCTTTGCCCCAATAAAACAAGCttgtttcagtatttaaatttttctcacAACGCCCTGACGGATGAGTTGTTCCAGAATTGTGGAACTCTCACGGATCTGAAATTACTTATTTTGCCTAAGAATAAATTTGAGAGCCTTCTCAAGGTAAGCTTCATGACCAGCCGTATGAGCTCACTGCAGTACCTGGACATGAGCAACAACCTGCTGCGCCACGATGGAGCTGCCGTGCGATGCCAGTGGAGTGAGTCTCTGTCAGAGCTGGACCTGTCCTCCAATCAGTTGGCCGATGCTGTGTTTGAGTGCTTGCCGGTCAACGTCAGAAAACTCAGCCTACAAAACAATCAGATCAGCAATGTCCCCAGGGGGACGGTGGAGCTGAAATCCTTGGAAGAGCTGAACCTGGCATCCAACAGGCTGGCTGACCTGCCAGAGTGCGGCGGCTTTGCGTCGCTGCAGTTCCTGAATGTAGAGATGAATTCGATCCTCACCCCATCTGCTGACTTCTTCCAGAGCTGCCCAAGggtcagggagctgcaggccGGGCACAACCCGTTCAAGTGTTCCTGTGAGCTGCAAGCCTTTATCGGGCTGGAGAGGCAGTCGGGGGGGAAGCTGTTTGGCTGGCCGGCGGCCTACGTGTGCGAGTACCCGGAGGACGTGCGAGGAACGGAGCTCAAGGACTTCCACCTGAGCCAGCTGGCTTGCAACACGACGCTCCTGCTtgtgacagctctgctgctgacgctggtgctggtggctgtggtggcCTTTCTGTGCATCTACCTGGACGTGCCGTGGTACGTGCGGATGACGTGGCAGTGGACGCAGACCAAGCGCAGAGCTCGGCACGACTCCCCCGGAGACCAGGGGCCCGTTCTGCAATTTCACGCCTTCATTTCCTACAGCGAGCGTGATTCCCTGTGGGTGAAGAACGAGCTGatccccagcctggagaagggggAGGGCTGCATCCAACTGTGCCAGCACGAGCGAAACTTCATCCCCGGCAAGAGCATCGTGGAGAACATCATTAACTGCATTGAGAAGAGCTACAAGTCGATCTTTGTGTTGTCTCCCAACTTTGTGCAGAGTGAGTGGTGTCACTATGAGCTGTACTTTGCCCATCACAAGTTGTTCAGTGAGAACTCCAACAGCTTAATCCTCATTTTACTGGAGCCGATCCCTCCGTACCTTATCCCTGCCAGGTATTACAAGCTGAAAGCTCTCATGGCGAAGCGCACCTACCTGGAGTGGCCAAAGGAGAGGAGCAAGCGTGCCCTATTCTGGGCTAACCTGAGGGCAGCCATTAGCATTAACCTGCCAATATCCAGTGAAGCAAATGAGTAG